A single Actinomadura algeriensis DNA region contains:
- a CDS encoding FAD-binding and (Fe-S)-binding domain-containing protein, with amino-acid sequence MATKTVQVPDKSVPSMPGPPRGRTTIAVGKLAKALAKAVEGEVRFDDGSRALYANDASNFRQVPIGVVVPKTLDDVVAVHRVCREFGAPILNRGGGTSLSGETVNYAVVIDHSKYLTEIGEVDAGERTVVCETGVINEELNRHTGKWNLVFGPDPSTHSRCVIGGNIGNNSCGVHSVQSQLYGPGPRTSDNLRELEIVTYGGDRFWVGTNEEDRLDEIIAAGGRKGEIYAALRDLRDRYADAIRAGYPSVAEMPRRVSGFNLDELLPENGFNVARALTGTESTCVTVLKAVLLLTPALLQRTLVAVEYDDLADAATECEDIIERFRPIGLEALDHRLIEDQRLQDINVSDIEELPRREGAAWLLAQFGADTEEESVATAEAFVRWLTDERGYARDRVELMKSAQEGGRAGDLWAIREAGLGSTAFPPGEDHWPGWEDSAVPPSRVGDYVRALRRVMDRHGIDGAMYGHFGQGCIHSRMSFDLRTAEGLATYRAFMRDAADLVASFGGSVSGEHGDGQQRGELLERQYGPELVRAMREFKRIWDPDGKMNPGKVVDAYRMDENLRLGTGYNPPRPEVKFAYQEDAGDFAHAALRCVGVGECRVPEATNTMCPSYQVTREEKHTTRGRARMLFEMLQGEVVTDGWQSKEVAESLDLCLACKGCTNDCPVNVDMPTYKAEFLHHHYKSARRWRPRYAYAFGFIDRAARLASRMPEVVNLVTHTPGLARLAKFAAGIDRRRPLPAFAPMTLQEWFRRRGGTANPGGRKVVLFPDTFNNHFHTDVGVACVEAIEAAGWRVVMPEGHVCCGRPLYDYGFLDAAERYLHRVLDVLRPHVREGTPIVGMEPSCLAVFKDELTKLLPHDDDAARLAANARHFAEFFTEFGVEPPRVPGGEALLWGHCHQRATGGTGADAKVLREMGLDADDLKGGCCGLAGSWGFERGKYDISIDCGEQKLLPAVRDAGKSTSIVANGFSCKTQIEDAGTGRRALHLAQLMGVARGASEKAVFKRPAPPLRRRAARVGAAAAVAGTAAGGLAAAARRARR; translated from the coding sequence ATGGCCACGAAGACCGTGCAGGTGCCGGACAAGAGCGTCCCGTCGATGCCGGGGCCGCCCCGCGGCCGGACGACGATCGCCGTGGGGAAGCTGGCGAAGGCCCTCGCGAAGGCCGTCGAGGGGGAGGTGCGGTTCGACGACGGGTCCCGCGCCCTCTACGCCAACGACGCGTCGAACTTCCGCCAGGTGCCGATCGGCGTCGTCGTCCCGAAGACGCTGGACGACGTCGTCGCGGTGCACCGGGTCTGCCGCGAGTTCGGGGCGCCGATCCTCAACCGGGGCGGCGGGACGAGCCTGTCGGGCGAGACGGTCAACTACGCGGTCGTCATCGACCACTCCAAGTACCTCACCGAGATCGGCGAGGTGGACGCCGGCGAGCGGACGGTCGTCTGCGAGACCGGGGTGATCAACGAGGAGCTGAACCGGCACACCGGGAAGTGGAACCTGGTGTTCGGCCCCGACCCGTCGACCCACTCGCGCTGCGTCATCGGCGGGAACATCGGCAACAACTCGTGCGGCGTGCACTCGGTCCAGTCGCAGCTGTACGGGCCGGGGCCGCGCACGTCCGACAACCTCCGCGAGTTGGAGATCGTCACCTACGGCGGCGACCGGTTCTGGGTCGGGACGAACGAGGAGGATCGGCTCGACGAGATCATCGCCGCCGGGGGCCGCAAGGGCGAGATCTACGCGGCGCTGCGCGACCTGCGCGACCGGTACGCCGACGCGATCCGCGCCGGGTACCCCTCGGTCGCGGAGATGCCGCGCCGCGTGTCCGGCTTCAACCTGGACGAGCTGCTGCCGGAGAACGGCTTCAACGTGGCCCGCGCGCTGACCGGCACCGAGAGCACGTGCGTCACCGTGCTGAAGGCCGTCCTGCTGCTGACGCCCGCGCTGCTGCAGCGCACGCTCGTCGCCGTCGAGTACGACGACCTCGCCGACGCCGCCACCGAGTGCGAGGACATCATCGAGCGTTTCCGCCCGATCGGGCTGGAGGCCCTCGACCACCGGCTCATCGAGGACCAGCGGCTCCAGGACATCAACGTGTCCGACATCGAGGAGCTGCCCCGGCGGGAGGGCGCGGCCTGGCTGCTGGCGCAGTTCGGCGCCGACACCGAGGAGGAGTCGGTCGCGACGGCCGAGGCGTTCGTCCGCTGGCTGACGGACGAGCGCGGCTACGCGCGGGACCGCGTGGAGCTGATGAAGAGCGCGCAGGAGGGCGGCCGCGCCGGGGACCTGTGGGCGATCCGGGAGGCCGGGCTCGGCTCGACCGCGTTCCCGCCCGGTGAGGACCACTGGCCCGGCTGGGAGGACTCGGCCGTCCCGCCGTCCCGCGTCGGCGACTACGTCCGCGCGCTGCGCCGCGTCATGGACCGGCACGGCATCGACGGCGCCATGTACGGGCACTTCGGGCAGGGCTGCATCCACTCGCGGATGAGCTTCGACCTGCGCACCGCCGAGGGCCTGGCCACGTACCGGGCGTTCATGCGGGACGCCGCCGACCTCGTCGCGTCGTTCGGCGGTTCGGTGTCGGGGGAGCACGGCGACGGGCAGCAGCGCGGGGAGCTGCTGGAACGCCAGTACGGCCCCGAGCTGGTGCGGGCCATGCGCGAGTTCAAGCGGATCTGGGACCCGGACGGCAAGATGAACCCCGGCAAGGTCGTCGACGCCTACCGGATGGACGAGAACCTGCGGCTCGGCACGGGCTACAACCCGCCGCGCCCGGAGGTGAAGTTCGCCTACCAGGAGGACGCGGGCGACTTCGCCCACGCCGCGCTGCGCTGCGTCGGCGTCGGCGAGTGCCGGGTGCCGGAGGCGACGAACACCATGTGCCCGAGCTACCAGGTGACCCGCGAGGAGAAGCACACCACGCGCGGCCGGGCCCGGATGCTGTTCGAGATGCTGCAGGGCGAGGTCGTCACGGACGGCTGGCAGTCCAAGGAGGTCGCCGAGTCGCTCGACCTGTGCCTGGCCTGCAAGGGCTGCACGAACGACTGCCCGGTCAACGTCGACATGCCGACCTACAAGGCCGAGTTCCTGCACCACCACTACAAGTCGGCCCGGCGGTGGCGTCCCAGGTACGCGTACGCGTTCGGGTTCATCGACCGGGCGGCGCGGCTGGCGTCCCGGATGCCGGAGGTCGTCAACCTCGTCACCCACACCCCGGGCCTGGCGCGGCTCGCCAAGTTCGCCGCCGGGATCGACCGGCGCCGCCCCCTGCCGGCGTTCGCGCCGATGACGCTGCAGGAGTGGTTCCGGCGGCGCGGCGGCACCGCGAACCCCGGCGGGCGGAAGGTCGTGCTGTTCCCCGACACCTTCAACAACCACTTCCACACCGACGTCGGCGTGGCGTGCGTCGAGGCGATCGAGGCCGCCGGGTGGCGGGTCGTGATGCCGGAGGGGCACGTGTGCTGCGGCCGCCCGCTGTACGACTACGGCTTCCTCGACGCCGCCGAACGGTACCTGCACCGCGTCCTGGACGTGCTGCGCCCGCACGTCCGGGAGGGGACGCCGATCGTGGGGATGGAACCGAGCTGCCTGGCCGTCTTCAAGGACGAGCTGACCAAGCTGCTGCCGCACGACGACGACGCGGCGCGGCTCGCCGCGAACGCCCGCCACTTCGCGGAGTTCTTCACCGAGTTCGGCGTCGAGCCGCCCCGCGTGCCGGGCGGCGAGGCGCTGCTGTGGGGCCACTGCCACCAGCGCGCGACCGGCGGGACGGGCGCCGACGCGAAGGTGCTGCGCGAGATGGGCCTCGACGCCGACGACCTCAAGGGCGGCTGCTGCGGGCTCGCCGGATCCTGGGGCTTCGAGCGGGGCAAGTACGACATCTCCATCGACTGCGGCGAACAGAAGCTCCTGCCCGCCGTGCGCGACGCCGGGAAGTCGACGTCCATCGTCGCGAACGGCTTCTCCTGCAAGACGCAGATCGAGGACGCCGGGACGGGACGCCGCGCGCTGCACCTCGCGCAGCTGATGGGGGTCGCGCGCGGCGCGAGCGAGAAGGCCGTCTTCAAGCGCCCCGCCCCGCCCCTGCGCCGCCGCGCCGCCCGCGTCGGCGCGGCGGCGGCGGTCGCGGGGACCGCCGCCGGTGGCCTCGCCGCCGCGGCCCGCCGCGCCCGCCGATGA
- a CDS encoding enolase C-terminal domain-like protein translates to MAGSPGPLKDAPLKDVRVKDVRVHAFTVPTDGPDGVEEDGTLRWDSTTMVLVEADAGGRTGIGYTYGDVSLAHFAESKLAPVVRDRDALAPAAAWHAMFAAIRNAGRPGPGAMAVSAVDAALWDLKARLLGLPLYRVLPAFHDEVPVYGSGGFTNYPLDRLARQLGDWVERGIGRVKLKTSRDPARDPERLTAVRAAIGPGAELFADANGALTRKDALYWAHRMADEWDVRWFEEPVSGDDLAGLRMLRDRGPGRLEIAAGEYGYVLGDFTGLLDGAVDCLQADVTRCGGVTGVLQVAGLAAAHRVDLSAHCAPALSAHAFCGVERLRHLEYFHDHVRVEGIVFDGTLSPAGGALRPAPDRPGLGLDVKWADAEPYRVHGARR, encoded by the coding sequence ATGGCCGGGAGCCCCGGGCCCCTGAAGGACGCGCCTCTCAAGGACGTGCGCGTCAAGGACGTGCGCGTCCACGCGTTCACGGTGCCGACCGACGGACCGGACGGGGTCGAGGAGGACGGCACCCTGCGCTGGGACTCGACCACGATGGTGCTGGTCGAGGCGGACGCGGGCGGGCGGACCGGCATCGGCTACACCTACGGCGACGTGTCGCTCGCGCACTTCGCCGAGTCGAAGCTCGCGCCGGTCGTCCGGGACCGCGACGCGCTCGCGCCCGCCGCCGCGTGGCACGCCATGTTCGCCGCGATCCGCAACGCCGGGCGTCCGGGCCCCGGCGCGATGGCCGTGTCGGCGGTGGACGCCGCGCTGTGGGACCTCAAGGCGCGGCTCCTCGGCCTGCCGCTGTACCGGGTGCTGCCCGCGTTCCACGACGAGGTGCCCGTCTACGGCAGCGGCGGCTTCACCAACTACCCGCTCGACCGGCTCGCCCGCCAGCTCGGCGACTGGGTCGAGCGCGGCATCGGCCGGGTGAAGCTGAAGACCTCCCGCGACCCGGCACGCGACCCCGAGCGGCTCACCGCCGTCCGGGCGGCGATCGGGCCGGGCGCGGAGCTGTTCGCCGACGCCAACGGCGCGCTGACCCGCAAGGACGCCCTGTACTGGGCGCACCGCATGGCGGACGAGTGGGACGTGCGGTGGTTCGAGGAGCCGGTGAGCGGCGACGACCTCGCCGGGCTGCGGATGCTCCGCGACCGGGGCCCGGGACGGCTGGAGATCGCGGCCGGCGAGTACGGGTACGTCCTCGGCGACTTCACCGGGCTGCTGGACGGCGCCGTGGACTGCCTGCAGGCGGACGTGACGCGCTGCGGCGGCGTCACGGGCGTCCTGCAGGTCGCCGGGCTGGCGGCGGCGCACCGCGTGGACCTGTCCGCGCACTGCGCACCGGCCCTGTCGGCGCACGCGTTCTGCGGCGTCGAACGGCTCCGCCACCTGGAGTACTTCCACGACCACGTGCGCGTCGAGGGCATCGTCTTCGACGGCACGCTCAGCCCGGCGGGCGGCGCGCTGCGCCCCGCCCCGGACCGTCCGGGCCTCGGCCTCGACGTGAAGTGGGCCGACGCCGAGCCCTACCGGGTGCACGGCGCCCGCCGGTGA
- a CDS encoding thiamine pyrophosphate-requiring protein, translated as MRSSDDEREWKNMAQQVADYVLQRLTEWDIERVYGYPGDGINGMLGAFDRAKGKPEFIQTRHEEMAAFMACAHAKFTGEVGCCVATSGPGAIHLLNGLYDAKLDHQPVVAIVGQQKRLAQGTHYQQEVNLEDLFSDVSEYCQIVMHPGQMRHVIDRAFKTALTTRSVATIIVPEDIQESEAVPSPPKEHGSVYSSVGWSQPRVLPNPEELRKAADILNEGEKVAILIGQGAANAREEVVEVAELLGAGVAKALLGREVLPDDLPFVTGPIGLLGSKASDEMMMNCDTLFMIGSSFPYAEWLPDEGTCRGVEIDIDGRMIGIRYPMDAHVVGDAKETLRELIPLLRRKEDRSWRAEIEENVRSWNTVMDKRAAQSFDGKINPQAVAAELSPLLPDDSVLTADSGSGTNWWARHIKIREGMKASLSGTLATMGPGVPYAIAARFAFPDRPVIAFVGDGAFQMNGMNEMITVKRYAERMGGSPPLIFCVFNNQDLNQVTWEQRAMGGDPKFEGSQYIPDFPYAKYAELCGLKGIFCDEPKKVKSAWREALASDRPVVLEFVVDNEIAPIPPHIMKEQAKKAVKAGIKDPEKVGIAARGFRQKLTDMYENLPGRKHD; from the coding sequence GTGAGATCCAGCGACGACGAGCGGGAGTGGAAGAACATGGCCCAGCAAGTAGCCGACTATGTCCTGCAGCGCCTGACCGAGTGGGACATCGAGCGGGTCTACGGATATCCGGGTGACGGCATCAACGGCATGCTGGGCGCGTTCGACCGCGCGAAGGGGAAGCCGGAGTTCATCCAGACGCGCCACGAGGAGATGGCCGCGTTCATGGCGTGCGCCCACGCGAAGTTCACCGGCGAGGTCGGGTGCTGCGTGGCGACGTCCGGTCCGGGCGCGATCCACCTGCTGAACGGCCTGTACGACGCGAAGCTGGACCACCAGCCGGTCGTCGCGATCGTCGGGCAGCAGAAGCGGCTCGCGCAGGGCACGCACTACCAGCAGGAAGTGAATCTGGAGGATCTGTTCTCCGACGTTTCCGAGTACTGCCAGATCGTGATGCACCCCGGGCAGATGCGGCACGTCATCGACCGGGCCTTCAAGACGGCGCTGACCACGCGGAGCGTCGCGACGATCATCGTTCCGGAGGACATTCAGGAGTCGGAGGCGGTCCCGTCGCCGCCGAAGGAGCACGGCTCGGTGTACTCCAGCGTCGGCTGGAGCCAGCCGCGCGTCCTGCCGAACCCGGAGGAACTGCGTAAGGCGGCCGACATCCTCAACGAGGGCGAGAAGGTCGCGATCCTCATCGGGCAGGGCGCGGCCAACGCCCGCGAGGAGGTCGTCGAGGTCGCCGAGCTGCTCGGCGCCGGCGTCGCCAAGGCGCTGCTCGGCCGGGAGGTGCTCCCCGACGACCTGCCGTTCGTCACCGGCCCCATCGGGCTGCTCGGCTCGAAGGCCAGCGACGAGATGATGATGAACTGCGACACCCTGTTCATGATCGGCAGCAGCTTCCCGTACGCGGAATGGCTGCCGGACGAGGGCACCTGCCGGGGCGTCGAGATCGACATCGACGGCCGCATGATCGGCATCCGCTACCCGATGGACGCGCACGTCGTCGGGGACGCCAAGGAGACCCTCCGCGAGCTGATCCCGCTGCTGCGCCGCAAGGAGGACCGCTCCTGGCGCGCGGAGATCGAGGAGAACGTCCGCTCCTGGAACACCGTGATGGACAAGCGGGCGGCGCAGTCCTTCGACGGCAAGATCAACCCGCAGGCGGTCGCGGCCGAGCTGTCCCCGCTGCTGCCGGACGACTCGGTGCTGACCGCCGACTCCGGTTCGGGCACCAACTGGTGGGCCCGGCACATCAAGATCCGCGAGGGGATGAAGGCGTCGCTGTCGGGGACGCTCGCGACGATGGGGCCGGGCGTCCCGTACGCGATCGCCGCGCGGTTCGCCTTCCCGGACCGTCCGGTCATCGCGTTCGTCGGGGACGGCGCGTTCCAGATGAACGGGATGAACGAGATGATCACGGTGAAGCGGTACGCGGAGCGGATGGGCGGCTCGCCGCCGCTGATCTTCTGCGTGTTCAACAACCAGGACCTCAACCAGGTCACCTGGGAGCAGCGGGCGATGGGCGGCGACCCCAAGTTCGAGGGCTCGCAGTACATCCCGGACTTCCCGTACGCCAAGTACGCGGAGCTGTGCGGCCTGAAGGGCATCTTCTGCGACGAGCCCAAGAAGGTGAAGAGCGCGTGGCGGGAGGCGCTCGCCAGCGACCGTCCCGTCGTCCTGGAGTTCGTCGTCGACAACGAGATCGCGCCGATCCCGCCGCACATCATGAAGGAGCAGGCCAAGAAGGCCGTCAAGGCCGGCATCAAGGACCCGGAGAAGGTCGGCATCGCCGCCCGCGGGTTCCGGCAGAAGCTCACCGACATGTACGAGAACCTGCCCGGACGCAAGCACGACTAG
- a CDS encoding type III polyketide synthase: MRVAAVRTVLPEHRYEQHEITEAVAARTDADPRVLARFHANTRISGRNLALPIEEYDRLTDFTAANDAYVDRALDLGERAIRAALDAARLDPSDIDHLLFCSSTGLAVPSLDATLAQRTGLREDVVRVPVFGLGCAAGAAGLARVHDHLRGRPDGAALLVCVELCSLTVQRDDVSAPNLVGSGLFGDGAAAAVALGDDRTAGRPADGTAGPWITASRSRLYPDTKRLMGWRVGAHGFRIVLAADLVDLVEKELAGDVDAFLRDHGLSRADVPSWVCHPGGPKVIEKIGEVLGLDGGELDVTWASLRHAGNLSSVSVLNVLERTIAGRRPAAGVPGVLMALGPGFSAELVLLRW, from the coding sequence ATGCGGGTGGCCGCGGTACGGACGGTGCTGCCGGAGCATCGCTACGAGCAGCACGAGATCACCGAGGCCGTGGCCGCACGGACGGACGCCGACCCCCGCGTCCTCGCGCGGTTCCACGCCAACACGCGGATCAGCGGGCGGAACCTGGCGCTGCCGATCGAGGAGTACGACCGGCTGACCGACTTCACGGCCGCCAACGACGCCTACGTCGACCGGGCGCTCGACCTCGGCGAGCGGGCGATCCGCGCGGCGCTCGACGCCGCCCGGCTCGACCCGTCCGACATCGACCACCTGCTGTTCTGCTCGTCGACCGGCCTGGCCGTCCCGTCGCTGGACGCGACGCTCGCGCAGCGGACCGGGCTGCGCGAGGACGTCGTGCGGGTGCCGGTCTTCGGGCTCGGCTGCGCGGCGGGGGCCGCGGGCCTGGCCCGGGTCCACGACCATCTGCGGGGCCGCCCGGACGGCGCGGCCCTGCTGGTCTGCGTGGAACTGTGCTCGCTGACCGTCCAGCGCGACGACGTCTCGGCGCCCAACCTGGTGGGCAGCGGCCTGTTCGGGGACGGCGCCGCGGCCGCCGTCGCGCTCGGCGACGACCGGACGGCCGGGCGGCCCGCCGACGGGACCGCGGGCCCGTGGATCACCGCCTCCCGCAGCCGCCTGTACCCGGACACGAAGCGGCTGATGGGCTGGCGGGTCGGCGCGCACGGATTCCGGATCGTGCTGGCCGCCGACCTGGTCGACCTCGTCGAGAAGGAACTGGCCGGGGACGTGGACGCGTTCCTGCGCGACCACGGCCTGTCCCGCGCGGACGTGCCGTCGTGGGTGTGCCACCCGGGCGGCCCGAAGGTGATCGAGAAGATCGGCGAGGTGCTCGGCCTCGACGGCGGCGAACTCGACGTGACGTGGGCGTCGCTGCGCCACGCGGGGAACCTGTCGTCGGTGTCGGTGCTGAACGTGCTCGAGCGGACGATCGCCGGGCGCCGTCCGGCCGCGGGCGTCCCGGGCGTGCTGATGGCGCTCGGCCCCGGGTTCTCCGCCGAGCTCGTCCTGCTGCGCTGGTGA
- a CDS encoding isoprenylcysteine carboxyl methyltransferase family protein: protein MHWFASLIGLVALERAAELVVAKRNLAWARGLGGVEHGRGHYPGIVAVQAGLLGGALLEVWLLGRPFVPALGWPMLAVAVLAQGLRWWCITTLGRRWNTRVVVVPGLPLVARGPYRLMPHPNYAAVVAEGIALPLVHTAWLTATLFTVVNLGLLRTRVRVENAALRTAPRT from the coding sequence ATGCACTGGTTCGCGTCGCTCATCGGCCTGGTCGCCCTGGAACGGGCGGCGGAACTGGTGGTGGCGAAACGGAACCTGGCGTGGGCGCGGGGCCTCGGCGGCGTCGAGCACGGCCGCGGCCACTACCCGGGGATCGTCGCGGTGCAGGCCGGGCTGCTGGGCGGGGCGCTGCTGGAGGTGTGGCTGCTCGGCCGCCCGTTCGTGCCCGCGCTGGGCTGGCCGATGCTGGCGGTGGCCGTCCTCGCCCAGGGGCTGCGCTGGTGGTGCATCACGACGCTGGGCCGCCGGTGGAACACCCGGGTGGTGGTCGTGCCGGGGCTGCCGCTGGTCGCCCGGGGCCCGTACCGGCTGATGCCCCACCCGAACTACGCGGCGGTGGTCGCCGAGGGGATCGCGCTGCCGCTCGTCCACACCGCCTGGCTGACGGCGACGCTGTTCACCGTCGTGAACCTGGGGCTGCTGCGGACGCGGGTCCGCGTGGAGAACGCCGCCCTGCGCACCGCCCCGCGCACGTAG
- a CDS encoding ABC transporter substrate-binding protein, with the protein MPVRTVPLRAVTALVLLCAAALAGCGGTGNDRTVTVLGSWTGAEGDAFREMLREFEGDTGIDVRYSGTRDARAVLASELHDGHPPDTAVLANPGDLRAYAADGHLRPVGSASRGIAAGPTTATGPDGGRRPYGIVLKASVKSLIWYNPDTLPEGLADRLNDPSVTWDDLASAVSETGDAPWCLGLEDTSQSGWPGTDWIEDLLLHLSGPEVYDAWVSGRLAWTAPEVRRAWEEFGTVLRGAHEGNGGVLLTGYGEAGQWMFADPPGCRFDHAGSFIPAFYAQAAQRPRPGRDFDFVPFPGRGTVEIGGDLLGMFRDTPAARALVEYLTSEEAQRTWIERAGSGAYSLNREIPPDDYPDDVSRRIAGLLAGAETVRFDASDSMPGVMAAAFNHAVLEYAADPAAERLDAILTALDKVRRTTEFDA; encoded by the coding sequence GTGCCCGTGCGAACCGTCCCCCTGCGCGCCGTGACGGCGCTCGTCCTGCTGTGCGCGGCGGCGCTCGCCGGCTGCGGCGGCACCGGGAACGACCGGACGGTCACCGTGCTCGGCTCCTGGACGGGCGCGGAGGGCGACGCGTTCCGCGAGATGCTGCGCGAGTTCGAGGGCGACACCGGGATCGACGTGCGCTACAGCGGCACCCGCGACGCCCGCGCCGTCCTCGCCAGCGAACTGCACGACGGCCACCCGCCCGACACCGCCGTGCTCGCCAACCCCGGTGACCTGCGCGCCTACGCCGCCGACGGGCACCTGCGCCCGGTCGGGTCCGCGTCGCGGGGCATCGCGGCCGGGCCGACCACCGCCACCGGACCGGACGGCGGCCGCCGCCCGTACGGGATCGTCCTCAAGGCGTCCGTGAAGAGCCTCATCTGGTACAACCCGGACACGCTCCCCGAGGGGCTCGCCGACCGCCTGAACGACCCGTCCGTCACCTGGGACGACCTCGCCTCCGCCGTGTCCGAGACCGGCGACGCCCCCTGGTGCCTCGGCCTGGAGGACACCTCGCAGTCGGGCTGGCCCGGCACCGACTGGATCGAGGACCTCCTGCTCCACCTGTCCGGCCCGGAGGTCTACGACGCGTGGGTGTCCGGGCGGCTCGCCTGGACGGCGCCGGAGGTGCGGCGCGCGTGGGAGGAGTTCGGGACCGTCCTGCGGGGCGCGCACGAGGGGAACGGCGGCGTCCTGCTCACCGGCTACGGCGAGGCGGGCCAGTGGATGTTCGCCGACCCGCCCGGCTGCCGCTTCGACCACGCGGGCTCGTTCATCCCCGCCTTCTACGCGCAGGCCGCGCAGCGCCCCCGGCCCGGCCGCGACTTCGACTTCGTCCCGTTCCCCGGCCGCGGCACGGTCGAGATCGGCGGCGACCTGCTCGGCATGTTCCGCGACACCCCCGCCGCCCGCGCGCTCGTCGAGTACCTGACCTCGGAGGAGGCACAGCGCACCTGGATCGAGCGGGCCGGGTCCGGCGCCTACTCCCTCAACCGGGAGATCCCGCCGGACGACTACCCGGACGACGTCTCCCGGCGCATCGCCGGGCTGCTCGCCGGTGCGGAGACCGTGCGGTTCGACGCGTCCGACTCCATGCCGGGCGTCATGGCCGCCGCGTTCAACCACGCCGTCCTCGAGTACGCCGCCGACCCGGCAGCCGAACGCCTCGACGCGATCCTCACCGCCCTCGACAAGGTCCGCCGAACCACCGAATTCGATGCCTGA
- a CDS encoding undecaprenyl-diphosphate phosphatase has translation MSAISVGQAIVLGIVEGLTEFLPVSSTGHLKIAEGLMGIPVDDEAVVGFTAVIQVGAIAAVLVYFFNDILRIVKAWGTGLVKPSERYHHDYKFGWWVIFATVPVVAVGLGAESLIEGPLASLWVVAGSLIGGSVVMWLADRYGRHKRGEDDTDFKDAMLVGSSQILAMLFAGFSRSGATISTGLLLGLDRVAATRLSFFMGIPALTGAGLYQLPGALGTGTDVMPLLVGTVVSFIVAYASIAWLLKFVASHSFTSFVIYRVVIGLLLFGLLSAGTIAS, from the coding sequence GTGAGCGCGATCAGCGTAGGCCAGGCCATCGTCCTCGGCATCGTGGAGGGCCTGACCGAATTCCTGCCGGTGTCCTCTACCGGCCACCTCAAGATCGCCGAGGGTCTGATGGGCATCCCGGTGGACGACGAGGCGGTCGTGGGCTTCACCGCCGTGATCCAGGTCGGGGCGATCGCCGCCGTCCTGGTGTACTTCTTCAACGACATTCTTCGCATCGTCAAGGCGTGGGGGACGGGACTGGTCAAACCGTCCGAGCGCTATCACCACGATTACAAGTTCGGCTGGTGGGTCATCTTCGCCACCGTCCCGGTCGTGGCCGTCGGGCTCGGCGCCGAGTCGCTGATCGAGGGGCCGCTCGCCTCGCTGTGGGTGGTGGCCGGGTCGCTGATCGGCGGCAGCGTCGTGATGTGGCTCGCCGACCGGTACGGGCGGCACAAGCGCGGCGAGGACGACACCGACTTCAAGGACGCGATGCTGGTCGGCTCGTCGCAGATCCTCGCGATGCTGTTCGCCGGGTTCTCCCGCTCGGGCGCGACGATCTCGACCGGGCTGCTGCTCGGCCTCGACCGGGTCGCCGCGACCCGGCTGTCGTTCTTCATGGGCATCCCGGCGCTCACCGGCGCGGGGCTCTACCAACTGCCCGGCGCGCTCGGCACGGGCACGGACGTCATGCCGCTGCTCGTCGGGACGGTCGTGTCGTTCATCGTCGCGTACGCCTCGATCGCCTGGCTGCTGAAGTTCGTGGCCAGCCACTCGTTCACGTCGTTCGTGATCTACCGCGTGGTGATCGGCCTGCTGCTGTTCGGGCTGCTGAGCGCGGGGACCATCGCGAGCTGA
- a CDS encoding VOC family protein — protein MVAKGFTTCLWFDGQAEEAANHYVSIFEDSRIGDVMHAPDGNPHTTPDQVLTVEFEANGQKFVALNGGPLFKFNESVSFEIRCADQEEVDHYWNRLLEGGGEEGPCGWLKDRFGVSWQVVPEDLIRMFLDPDREKAARANRAMQTMRKLDVAELRRAFAGE, from the coding sequence ATGGTCGCCAAGGGTTTCACGACGTGCCTGTGGTTCGACGGGCAGGCGGAAGAGGCCGCGAACCACTACGTCTCGATCTTCGAGGACTCCAGGATCGGTGACGTCATGCACGCCCCGGACGGCAATCCGCACACGACGCCCGACCAGGTGCTGACGGTCGAGTTCGAGGCCAACGGGCAGAAGTTCGTCGCGCTGAACGGCGGCCCGCTGTTCAAGTTCAACGAGTCCGTCTCCTTCGAGATCCGCTGCGCGGACCAGGAGGAGGTCGACCATTACTGGAACCGGCTGCTCGAAGGGGGCGGCGAGGAAGGTCCGTGCGGCTGGCTCAAGGACCGCTTCGGCGTGTCCTGGCAGGTCGTCCCGGAGGATCTGATCCGCATGTTCCTCGACCCCGACCGGGAGAAGGCCGCCCGCGCCAACCGGGCGATGCAGACGATGCGCAAGCTGGACGTCGCCGAGCTGCGCAGGGCCTTCGCGGGGGAGTGA
- a CDS encoding roadblock/LC7 domain-containing protein, with protein MREKVLAELRALRDEVMGATDAAVASSDGMLIAADTGDVRPDVLAAMAAAALGLGRSTSEEVGLGSLREVVTRCRDGHIVVYAVGERALLVVLGDEGLDVANLHLRSRPAVERLEAIVQRDGVSAG; from the coding sequence ATGCGGGAGAAGGTGCTCGCCGAGCTACGGGCGCTGCGCGACGAGGTGATGGGGGCCACCGACGCCGCCGTGGCGTCGTCGGACGGAATGCTCATCGCCGCCGACACCGGTGACGTCCGGCCGGACGTGCTGGCGGCGATGGCCGCCGCCGCGCTCGGCCTCGGCCGCAGCACGAGCGAGGAGGTCGGGCTCGGCTCGCTCCGCGAGGTGGTGACCCGCTGCCGGGACGGCCACATCGTCGTCTACGCGGTCGGCGAGCGCGCGCTGCTGGTCGTCCTCGGCGACGAGGGACTGGACGTCGCGAACCTGCACCTGCGGTCCCGTCCGGCGGTCGAACGGCTCGAGGCGATCGTCCAGCGGGACGGCGTCTCCGCCGGCTGA